GGTCGATTCCAGTGTTCGCGCACTCCCGATAGCCGTCCTAGATGACGGTTGGATGACAGTTCGTGGATTGTCACAAAATGTCAACGACAGAAAGTGAAACACGTTTTCAGGGACTTAGCAATTGATCCATAAGGGTTAACTGCACTTTTATGACAATAAATATGACAAAGGTTTCGCTGTTGTCACATTTTAAAAAGACGCGTTTCTCAAAACGACAGCGGTTTGCCTGCGCGCGGCATGATGCGTGTAAGTGTACGGCAAACGAAAATTTGTGAAATACGGACGAAGCATAATTAGTTTCGTATGAAACCCAATTATGGGGGAGATGGTTGCGGTTTTTACTGCATAGTCCCGCAATCTTTTGTCAGTTTAAGGAGTATGCAGCAGATTTAAACTGCCGGAGCGACCTTTGTACACCCAACAGGGCGCCCGGATGCTGAAGCGTGTCGCATTTTATTCCATCGTAGCTGGATCAGAAATCAGTCCGGTGGACTGATTTCCCCGCATACCGCTCAAAAGTTAAATCATCACCACGACCTAGTGGCCGCCGCCGCCACCTCCTGCTGCCTGCTTTGGTTTGCGCAGCAAGATTGCGCAGATTGCGAGCGTGCAGAACATCATCGTCAGGATGTAAAATACATCGATGAAGGACATCAGTGTCGATTGTTGGCGCACCATGCCTGACATTTTGGCAATGGCGACAGTTGCACCATCCATGCCAGCCGCATTGTACTTGGCAGTCAAGTTGGCGAGCATCTGTTCGGCTTCCGCATTGCCCCAGCGCACGTGTTCAGCCAGCCGTTCATAATGCATATCGTTGCGACGCATCAGGATCGTGTTGATGACAGCCAGACCGACAGCGCCGCCAAGATTTCGCGTAAGATTGAACAGGCCGGAGGCGTTCTTCATGAGAGAAGGCGGCAATGTGCCCAGCGCAAGATTGTTGATCGGCACCATACAGAGCATTAGCGAACAACCACGAAGGATCTGCGGCAGCAGTAGTTCGTAGAAATCCCAATCTGCCGTCAGGCCTGTCACCATCCACGTCCCAGCCGCAAAGCCAAGGAAGCCGATCATCATCATCAGGCGCGGGTCCATGCGCGTGGACAGGAAACCGGCAAGGGGGGCCGTGAAGAACATGGCAAGACCGCTTACAAATAGCGCCTCACCGATCATCAGCGCATCATAGCCACGTATGCTGCTGAGATAGAGCGGATAAAGATAAGTAAGACCATAGAGGCCGACACCCATCACAAAGGAAAACAGAGAACCAAACGCGAAGTTGACGTTCTTGAAGGCTCGTAAGTCAACGATGGGTTCTTCGGCCGTAAAAGCTCGATAGAAGAAGATAATGCCACCAATCGTCATGACGCCTGACAGGATGAAGATCGCATCATCCTGAAGCCAGTCGTTG
The genomic region above belongs to Ochrobactrum quorumnocens and contains:
- a CDS encoding DHA2 family efflux MFS transporter permease subunit; the protein is MAANTTMGPMAPADDRIDPKKAIAFLAMVFGMFMAILDIQIVSASLSEIQAGLSASSDEISWVQTSYLIAEVIMIPLSGFLGRLVSTRVLFTVSAAGFTLASMLCATATNIDQMIVYRAIQGFIGGGMIPSVFAAAFTIFPPSKRSIVSPMIGLVATLAPTIGPTVGGYLSHAFSWHWLFLVNVGPGILVTIAAWNLIDFDEGDSSLLSKFDWWGLAGMAAFLGSMEYVLEEGPRNDWLQDDAIFILSGVMTIGGIIFFYRAFTAEEPIVDLRAFKNVNFAFGSLFSFVMGVGLYGLTYLYPLYLSSIRGYDALMIGEALFVSGLAMFFTAPLAGFLSTRMDPRLMMMIGFLGFAAGTWMVTGLTADWDFYELLLPQILRGCSLMLCMVPINNLALGTLPPSLMKNASGLFNLTRNLGGAVGLAVINTILMRRNDMHYERLAEHVRWGNAEAEQMLANLTAKYNAAGMDGATVAIAKMSGMVRQQSTLMSFIDVFYILTMMFCTLAICAILLRKPKQAAGGGGGGH